From a region of the Pradoshia eiseniae genome:
- the rpoC gene encoding DNA-directed RNA polymerase subunit beta': MLDVNNFEYMKIGLASPDKIRSWSFGEVKKPETINYRTLKPEKDGLFCERIFGPTKDWECHCGKYKRVRYKGVVCDRCGVEVTRAKVRRERMGHIELAAPVSHIWYFKGIPSRMGLVLDMSPRALEEVIYFASYVVTEAGDTALEKKQLLSEKEYRAYRDKYGSKFQAGMGAESIKKLLQDVDLNKEVDALKEELKTAQGQRRTRAIKRLEVLEAFRNSGNEPSWMILDVLPVIPPELRPMVQLDGGRFATSDLNDLYRRVINRNNRLKRLLDLGAPSIIVQNEKRMLQEAVDALIDNGRRGRPVTGPGNRPLKSLSHMLKGKQGRFRQNLLGKRVDYSGRSVIVVGPNLKMYQCGLPKEMAIELFKPFVMKELVEKGLAHNIKSAKRKIERHSPDIWDVLEEVIKEHPVLLNRAPTLHRLGIQAFEPTLVEGRAIRLHPLVCTAYNADFDGDQMAVHVPLSAEAQAEARLLMLAAQNILNPKDGKPVVTPSQDMVLGNYYLTMERPGAVGEGMIFNDTNEAILAYQNGYVHLHTRVAVHASSLNNQTFTEEQNKQLLLTTVGKLIFNEILPETFPYINEPTRSNLEEKTPEKYFVEKGANVKEIFAERERIQPFKKKILGNIIAEVFKRFKITETSKMLDRMKDLGFKYSTRAGITVGVADIVVLPEKQEILDKAQTKVDGVMKQFRRGLITEEERYDRVISIWSEAKDDIQSKLMASLHHLNPIFMMSDSGARGNASNFTQLAGMRGLMANPAGRIIELPIKSSFREGLTVLEYFISTHGARKGLADTALKTADSGYLTRRLVDVAQDVIVREDDCGTDRGLVVKALKDGTEVIERLEERLVGRYARKKVKHPETGEVLINENEIFTEDLAQKIEELGIEEVSIRSAFTCNTRHGVCKKCYGRNLATGQEVEVGEAVGIIAAQSIGEPGTQLTMRTFHTGGVAGDDITQGLPRIQELFEARNPKGQAVISEIEGTVVSINEIRDKQQEITIQGAVESRSYTAPYSARLKVNVNDMVVPGQELTEGSIDPKELLKVTNVRSVQEYLLKEVQKVYRMQGVEIGDKHVEVMVRQMLKKIRVIDAGETDVLPGTLLDIHQFTQANRDALLKGKNPATARPVLLGITKASLETDSFLSAASFQETTRVLTDAAIKGKRDELLGLKENVIIGKLIPAGTGMQRYRKAVPVLTEKEETVTAE; encoded by the coding sequence TTGTTGGATGTAAATAATTTTGAGTATATGAAAATAGGCCTTGCTTCACCGGATAAGATTCGCTCTTGGTCTTTCGGAGAAGTGAAAAAGCCAGAAACAATTAACTACCGTACACTAAAACCTGAAAAAGATGGTTTGTTCTGTGAGCGCATTTTCGGTCCTACAAAGGACTGGGAATGCCACTGCGGTAAATATAAAAGAGTACGTTACAAAGGTGTTGTATGTGACCGCTGTGGCGTAGAGGTAACTAGAGCAAAGGTGAGACGTGAGCGCATGGGTCATATTGAATTGGCCGCTCCTGTCTCCCATATCTGGTACTTCAAAGGTATTCCTAGCCGTATGGGCCTTGTTTTAGATATGTCCCCGCGTGCGCTTGAAGAGGTTATCTACTTCGCTTCTTACGTTGTAACAGAAGCAGGCGATACTGCTCTTGAGAAGAAACAGCTTCTTTCTGAGAAAGAATACCGTGCTTACCGCGATAAATACGGCAGCAAATTCCAAGCTGGAATGGGTGCTGAATCCATTAAAAAGCTTCTTCAAGACGTAGACCTCAACAAAGAAGTAGACGCATTGAAAGAGGAATTGAAAACAGCTCAAGGACAGCGTCGTACACGTGCAATCAAACGCCTTGAAGTATTGGAAGCATTCCGTAACTCAGGAAATGAGCCTTCTTGGATGATTCTTGACGTGCTTCCGGTTATTCCGCCGGAGCTTCGTCCAATGGTTCAGCTTGACGGCGGTCGTTTTGCGACAAGTGACTTGAACGATCTATATCGTCGTGTCATCAACCGTAACAACCGTTTGAAACGCCTTCTTGACTTAGGCGCTCCTAGCATCATCGTTCAAAACGAAAAACGTATGCTGCAGGAAGCAGTTGATGCCTTAATCGACAATGGACGCCGCGGCCGTCCGGTAACAGGACCAGGTAACCGTCCGCTTAAGTCTCTTTCCCACATGCTTAAAGGGAAACAAGGCCGTTTCCGTCAGAACTTACTTGGTAAACGTGTTGACTACTCCGGACGTTCCGTTATCGTCGTAGGTCCGAACCTTAAAATGTATCAATGCGGTCTGCCTAAAGAAATGGCGATTGAGCTATTCAAGCCTTTCGTAATGAAAGAGCTAGTTGAAAAAGGATTGGCACACAACATTAAATCCGCTAAGAGAAAGATCGAAAGACATTCTCCGGATATTTGGGATGTGCTTGAAGAGGTTATTAAGGAGCATCCAGTTCTTTTAAACCGTGCCCCTACGCTTCACCGTTTGGGTATCCAAGCGTTTGAGCCAACATTGGTTGAAGGTCGTGCGATCCGTCTGCATCCGCTCGTATGTACAGCGTACAACGCTGACTTCGACGGTGACCAAATGGCCGTTCACGTACCTTTATCTGCAGAAGCTCAAGCTGAAGCTCGCCTTCTTATGCTAGCAGCCCAAAACATCCTTAACCCTAAGGATGGAAAACCGGTTGTTACGCCATCTCAGGATATGGTTCTTGGTAACTACTATCTAACGATGGAAAGACCAGGCGCAGTGGGCGAGGGTATGATCTTCAATGATACAAATGAAGCCATCCTTGCTTACCAAAATGGATATGTTCACTTGCATACACGTGTAGCTGTACATGCAAGTTCTTTAAATAACCAAACATTCACGGAAGAACAAAACAAACAATTATTGCTGACAACTGTCGGTAAATTGATTTTCAATGAAATTCTTCCTGAAACATTCCCGTATATCAACGAGCCGACTCGCTCCAATCTGGAAGAAAAAACGCCAGAGAAGTACTTCGTTGAAAAGGGTGCAAACGTGAAGGAAATCTTCGCAGAGCGCGAAAGAATCCAACCGTTCAAGAAGAAAATTCTCGGAAACATCATCGCGGAAGTATTCAAGCGTTTCAAAATCACTGAAACGTCCAAAATGCTTGACCGCATGAAGGACCTAGGATTTAAATACTCTACTCGTGCCGGTATTACGGTAGGGGTTGCAGATATCGTCGTATTACCAGAGAAACAAGAGATTCTTGATAAAGCTCAAACAAAGGTTGACGGTGTCATGAAGCAATTCAGACGTGGTCTTATCACGGAAGAAGAGCGTTATGATCGTGTTATCTCCATCTGGAGTGAAGCGAAGGATGATATCCAAAGCAAGCTGATGGCATCCTTGCACCACTTGAACCCAATCTTTATGATGAGTGACTCCGGTGCCCGTGGTAACGCGTCTAACTTCACGCAGCTTGCTGGTATGCGTGGTTTGATGGCCAACCCGGCTGGTCGTATCATCGAGCTCCCTATCAAGTCAAGTTTCCGTGAAGGCTTAACCGTATTGGAATACTTCATCTCCACTCACGGTGCGCGTAAAGGTCTTGCCGATACAGCGCTGAAAACAGCTGACTCCGGTTACTTAACAAGACGTTTGGTTGACGTTGCACAGGATGTTATCGTTCGCGAGGATGACTGTGGAACAGACCGCGGCTTGGTTGTTAAAGCCTTGAAAGATGGCACAGAGGTTATTGAACGCCTTGAAGAGCGTCTAGTCGGACGTTATGCAAGGAAGAAAGTTAAACATCCTGAAACAGGTGAAGTGCTCATCAATGAGAATGAAATCTTTACAGAAGATCTCGCTCAGAAGATTGAAGAGCTTGGCATTGAAGAAGTGTCCATCCGCTCTGCCTTCACATGTAATACGCGCCACGGCGTATGTAAGAAATGTTATGGACGCAATCTTGCAACTGGCCAAGAGGTTGAAGTTGGAGAAGCTGTTGGTATCATCGCGGCTCAATCCATCGGTGAACCAGGTACACAGTTGACAATGCGTACATTCCATACGGGCGGGGTTGCCGGAGACGATATCACACAAGGTCTTCCGCGTATTCAGGAGTTGTTTGAAGCACGTAATCCTAAAGGGCAAGCTGTTATCTCCGAAATTGAAGGAACAGTTGTTTCTATTAATGAGATTCGTGACAAACAACAAGAAATCACGATTCAGGGTGCAGTGGAAAGCCGTTCATACACAGCTCCATACTCTGCCCGCTTGAAAGTGAATGTCAACGATATGGTTGTTCCGGGTCAAGAGCTTACAGAAGGTTCAATTGATCCGAAAGAGCTTCTCAAAGTGACAAATGTACGTTCTGTACAAGAGTACCTCTTGAAAGAAGTTCAAAAAGTATACCGCATGCAAGGGGTAGAAATCGGCGACAAACACGTAGAGGTAATGGTTCGTCAAATGCTTAAGAAAATCCGTGTCATCGATGCAGGTGAAACGGATGTGCTTCCAGGCACGCTGCTAGATATTCATCAATTCACGCAAGCA